A genomic region of Prevotella scopos JCM 17725 contains the following coding sequences:
- a CDS encoding methylated-DNA--[protein]-cysteine S-methyltransferase → MHFCRYPSPLGNLLLAEEEDAIVYCQWEDTIDEQMIEKWTEDKEQNSVLLTEACHQLTEYFTQKRKTLNLPIRLNGTSFQLLAWEGLQQIPYGETLSYAGLARQIGREKAARAVGNANHHNPLMIIIPCHRVVASNGELGGYAGGTPRKAWLLEKEKGHNKL, encoded by the coding sequence ATGCACTTCTGTCGTTACCCCTCACCCCTCGGCAACTTATTACTTGCCGAGGAAGAAGATGCTATCGTTTATTGTCAATGGGAAGACACGATTGACGAACAAATGATAGAGAAGTGGACGGAAGATAAGGAGCAAAACAGCGTGTTACTAACTGAAGCTTGTCATCAGCTAACGGAATATTTCACTCAAAAGCGCAAGACTTTAAACCTCCCGATACGATTAAATGGCACTTCCTTTCAGCTACTCGCATGGGAAGGTTTGCAGCAAATCCCTTACGGAGAAACGCTTTCTTATGCTGGATTAGCAAGGCAGATAGGTCGAGAGAAGGCTGCTCGCGCTGTGGGTAATGCCAATCACCACAATCCATTAATGATCATCATTCCCTGCCATAGAGTTGTGGCAAGCAATGGAGAATTAGGAGGATATGCAGGAGGAACACCCCGAAAAGCATGGTTATTGGAAAAAGAAAAGGGGCATAACAAATTGTAA
- a CDS encoding histidine phosphatase family protein produces the protein MTLLYLVRHGETVDNANHIMQGQTPGELNANGIKQAEELAERLKDEPIDAFVSSDLQRSIQTCELIAAPHGKTITTTPLLRERDWGSFTGKYIPDLANLNDPSLWPDDIESLDALQARAKEFLTWVKEEYADKKVLAVGHGIINKAIQSVYYHKAMNELKPMSNAEVRMLEL, from the coding sequence ATGACATTATTATATCTTGTAAGGCATGGTGAGACGGTGGATAATGCCAATCATATCATGCAAGGACAGACACCAGGAGAACTGAATGCGAATGGGATCAAGCAGGCTGAAGAACTTGCAGAGCGATTGAAAGATGAACCGATCGATGCCTTTGTTTCAAGCGACTTACAGCGTAGTATTCAGACCTGTGAACTGATAGCAGCACCCCATGGGAAGACTATTACGACTACTCCTTTGCTTCGTGAACGTGATTGGGGATCGTTTACGGGGAAGTATATTCCTGATTTGGCAAATCTCAATGACCCTTCTTTATGGCCTGATGATATAGAAAGTCTGGATGCTTTGCAAGCGCGTGCTAAGGAATTCCTCACATGGGTGAAGGAAGAATATGCTGATAAGAAGGTGCTTGCCGTTGGGCATGGTATCATCAATAAAGCCATTCAAAGCGTTTATTATCATAAGGCTATGAACGAACTAAAGCCGATGAGCAATGCGGAGGTGAGGATGCTTGAGCTATAA
- a CDS encoding HdeD family acid-resistance protein → MKVLQISAIRAIIVLVTGFLLVRYREETMTWMTITVGILFLLSGLVSCIAYYFEKEKVAKKTAKAEQQEGQSEEGNLKSPSFPIAGVGSIALGIILAVMPNTFITWVVYILAALLILGAVNQFMNLARSRQYARVPVYMWLFPTVILAVAILLISKPIETAQLPLLVLGWAFMYYGVLEFILIIRMYLVRKSYEKAEEAKVVTGDKLVTDNIEDAEIVEE, encoded by the coding sequence ATGAAAGTACTACAAATATCTGCCATTAGGGCTATTATCGTATTAGTGACAGGTTTCCTCCTCGTAAGATATCGTGAGGAAACTATGACGTGGATGACCATCACCGTGGGAATACTCTTCCTCCTCTCAGGATTGGTATCTTGTATCGCTTACTACTTTGAAAAGGAGAAAGTAGCAAAGAAAACAGCAAAAGCTGAACAGCAAGAAGGACAGTCAGAGGAAGGAAATCTTAAGTCGCCTTCCTTCCCTATTGCGGGTGTCGGCAGTATTGCTTTGGGTATCATCCTTGCCGTCATGCCCAACACGTTCATCACATGGGTGGTTTATATCCTTGCTGCATTACTGATTCTCGGTGCTGTCAATCAGTTTATGAACCTCGCTCGTTCACGTCAGTACGCTCGTGTTCCAGTCTATATGTGGCTCTTCCCAACAGTCATCTTGGCAGTAGCCATTCTGTTGATTAGTAAGCCAATAGAGACTGCACAGCTTCCATTGTTAGTTCTCGGATGGGCTTTTATGTACTATGGCGTCTTAGAATTCATCTTGATTATTCGTATGTATCTTGTCCGCAAGTCTTACGAGAAGGCTGAAGAAGCTAAGGTTGTGACAGGCGACAAGTTGGTTACAGATAATATTGAAGACGCTGAGATTGTAGAAGAATAA
- a CDS encoding GH92 family glycosyl hydrolase: MKRNFLLGLLLSLSFLSLKAADKGGEEPVDLVNPFIGTSNFGTTNPGAVCPNGLMSVVPFNVMGSDLNKYDKDARWWSTPYEYHNVFFTGYSHVNLSGVGCPEVGSLLLMPTTGKLNVDYKEYGSTYEKEVAHPGYYSNYLKKYNVKTEVTATPRSSVARFTFPKGESHILLNLGEGLTNESGAMVKKVSDTEYEGMKLQGTFCYNPQAVFPIYFVMRVSKKPTEAGYWKKQRPMTGVESEWDVDNGKFKLYKTYHKELSGDDIGVWMNFNTEADEQVEVQMGVSFVSMANARENLDAEQRGKNFDAIYAEARAKWNDDLSRILVEGGTKTERTIFYTALYHTLIHPNILQDVNGQYPAMEGDEIRTVKEGNRYTVFSLWDTYRNVHQLLTLVYPNRQRDMIRSMIGMYEEHGWMPKWELFSRETYTMEGDPAIPVITDSWLKGLRGYDINKAYEAFRKSALTKGSENPLRPDNDEYMEKGYVALHEQFDNSVSHALEYYIADNALSRLAAALGKKDDARLFHNRALGYRHYFSKEFGLLRPLMPDGTFYKPFDPKQGENFEPSPGFHEGNAWNYTFYVPHDVMGLAKLMGGQKNFVNKLQSVFDKGYYDPANEPDIAYPHLFSYFKGDEWRTQVQTRRLLKEYFKNAPEGIPGNDDTGTMSAWAVFNMIGFYPDCPGDPSYTLTSPVFDKVTIRLDKAQWGRDNLVIETVRPNDEAVIIKKIELGGKPLNRYRITNDELLKGGTLKFYLK; encoded by the coding sequence ATGAAGCGTAACTTCTTGTTGGGACTACTTCTTTCCTTGTCTTTTCTTTCGCTCAAGGCGGCTGACAAGGGTGGGGAAGAGCCTGTTGACCTTGTCAATCCTTTTATCGGAACATCTAATTTCGGTACTACCAATCCGGGAGCAGTATGCCCTAACGGATTGATGTCAGTCGTACCATTCAACGTAATGGGTTCTGATTTGAATAAATATGACAAGGATGCACGCTGGTGGTCAACTCCTTACGAATATCATAACGTCTTTTTCACTGGTTATTCTCACGTCAATCTGAGTGGTGTGGGCTGTCCAGAAGTAGGCTCATTGTTGTTGATGCCAACGACAGGAAAGTTGAACGTTGATTATAAGGAGTACGGAAGTACATACGAAAAGGAGGTTGCACACCCCGGTTATTATTCTAATTATCTGAAAAAGTATAATGTGAAGACAGAGGTAACAGCTACTCCTCGCAGTTCTGTTGCACGTTTCACATTTCCGAAAGGAGAAAGTCATATCTTGTTGAACCTCGGTGAAGGCTTGACAAATGAGTCGGGTGCAATGGTGAAGAAGGTGAGCGACACGGAGTATGAGGGTATGAAACTGCAGGGTACATTCTGTTATAACCCACAGGCTGTATTCCCAATTTACTTCGTGATGCGTGTCAGCAAGAAGCCTACAGAGGCTGGCTATTGGAAGAAACAGCGTCCGATGACAGGCGTTGAGTCTGAGTGGGATGTCGACAATGGCAAGTTCAAGCTTTATAAGACTTATCACAAGGAACTCTCTGGTGATGATATCGGTGTGTGGATGAACTTTAATACTGAGGCAGATGAGCAGGTAGAGGTACAGATGGGTGTGTCCTTCGTAAGTATGGCAAACGCTCGTGAGAATCTTGATGCCGAACAGCGTGGAAAGAACTTCGACGCTATTTACGCAGAGGCGCGTGCTAAGTGGAATGATGATCTCTCTCGCATCCTCGTTGAGGGTGGTACAAAGACAGAGCGCACCATATTCTATACAGCTCTTTATCATACGCTTATCCACCCAAATATTCTGCAGGATGTCAACGGACAGTACCCTGCTATGGAGGGTGATGAGATTCGCACGGTGAAGGAGGGCAATCGTTATACAGTCTTCTCTCTGTGGGATACCTATCGCAATGTGCATCAGTTGCTTACGTTGGTTTATCCAAATCGTCAGCGTGATATGATTCGTTCGATGATTGGGATGTACGAGGAGCATGGTTGGATGCCAAAGTGGGAACTCTTCAGTCGTGAGACTTACACGATGGAAGGCGACCCAGCTATCCCTGTTATCACTGATTCTTGGTTGAAAGGTCTGCGTGGTTATGATATTAACAAGGCTTACGAGGCATTCCGCAAGTCGGCTTTGACAAAGGGAAGCGAGAACCCTCTGCGCCCAGATAATGACGAATATATGGAGAAGGGATATGTTGCTTTGCACGAGCAGTTCGACAATTCCGTTTCTCACGCACTCGAATACTACATTGCTGACAATGCCCTCTCACGCTTGGCTGCGGCATTGGGTAAGAAAGATGATGCTCGTCTGTTCCACAATCGTGCTTTGGGTTATCGCCATTACTTCAGCAAGGAGTTTGGCTTGTTGCGCCCATTGATGCCAGACGGCACCTTCTATAAACCTTTCGATCCAAAGCAAGGAGAGAACTTCGAACCATCTCCAGGCTTCCATGAAGGTAATGCTTGGAACTATACTTTCTATGTTCCGCATGACGTTATGGGACTTGCAAAGCTCATGGGAGGACAGAAAAACTTTGTAAACAAGCTCCAGAGTGTGTTCGACAAGGGTTATTATGATCCTGCCAATGAGCCAGATATCGCTTATCCTCACCTCTTCTCTTATTTCAAGGGCGATGAGTGGCGTACACAGGTACAGACACGCAGACTCTTGAAGGAGTATTTCAAGAATGCACCAGAGGGCATCCCAGGTAATGACGATACAGGAACCATGTCGGCTTGGGCGGTGTTCAACATGATAGGATTCTATCCTGACTGTCCGGGGGACCCATCTTACACGCTCACTTCACCCGTCTTTGACAAGGTGACAATCCGTTTGGATAAGGCGCAGTGGGGCAGAGATAACCTTGTGATTGAAACTGTTCGTCCAAATGATGAGGCTGTGATTATCAAGAAAATAGAATTAGGTGGTAAGCCATTGAACCGCTATCGTATTACGAATGATGAACTCTTAAAGGGTGGAACATTGAAGTTCTATCTAAAGTAA
- a CDS encoding glycoside hydrolase family 20 protein: MRKKVLLSAVFLLFAAAVSMPVAAQNIIPQPENISLLKGQFKLNKGTKIVTNLTGRDFKVLNQYTSEVLKHPLAYAKNPSKQGVFRLICKGTAQQAAQAMDSVRLQGYELEVTPKGITIQALTPTGLFYGLQTVRQLEKDGQIACVKVKDAPRFAYRGLMIDCSRHFWTKDFLKKQIDAMAYFKLDRFHWHLTDGGGWRMEVKKYPRLTDEASYRTQSDWTKWWMDNDRKYCHKDTQGAYGGYYTQEDIKDIVRYAAARHIEVIPEIEMPGHSDEVVYAYPEISCTGKPYTQSDLCVGKEATYTFMENVLKEVMALFPSKYIHIGGDEAERRTWKTCPDCQKMMKENHLKDVAELQSHFTHRMEEFLNRNGRKLLGWDEIMEGKLAPNAAVMSWRGTEAGIEAATSKHHVVMAPQQFYYLNMYQDNPMEQPKAQGGYTRLDKTYNYEPIPAAYKGSNLEKYMDGVQACVWTEFIAEPSHLEYMLYPRLLALAETGWTKKRTGYDNFRKRAVVNVERLKRAGYNAFDLSKEKGSRIESRSMTQHEALGKPVTYLGRYAEKYRAEGDSTLTNGLRGDWGYLEGRWQGFIDSTGVDVVVDMGKVTDIRDVRVDFMHLYESVIYTPETIELMVSDDGKDFKTIDIVRPGIKASEDYLVYPYKWKGDVQGRYVRVKALPRERGAWIFTDEIIVNQK, encoded by the coding sequence ATGAGAAAAAAAGTTCTTTTGAGTGCAGTTTTCCTGTTGTTTGCAGCAGCCGTTTCTATGCCTGTTGCAGCTCAGAACATCATCCCACAACCTGAGAATATCAGTCTTTTGAAGGGTCAATTCAAGCTGAATAAGGGTACGAAGATTGTGACCAATCTTACAGGTCGTGATTTTAAGGTGTTGAATCAGTACACTTCTGAGGTGCTGAAGCATCCATTAGCATACGCAAAGAATCCTTCTAAGCAGGGCGTTTTCCGCTTGATTTGCAAGGGAACAGCCCAACAGGCAGCGCAGGCAATGGACAGTGTACGTCTGCAAGGCTATGAGTTGGAGGTTACACCAAAGGGTATCACCATTCAGGCATTGACTCCAACGGGCTTGTTCTATGGTTTGCAAACCGTTCGCCAGCTCGAAAAGGATGGTCAGATAGCTTGTGTAAAGGTGAAGGACGCCCCTCGTTTCGCTTATCGTGGTTTGATGATCGACTGCTCTCGCCACTTCTGGACAAAGGACTTTTTGAAGAAGCAGATTGATGCGATGGCTTATTTCAAACTCGACCGTTTCCACTGGCACCTCACCGATGGTGGTGGATGGCGCATGGAGGTGAAGAAATATCCTCGACTGACCGATGAAGCCTCTTATCGCACACAGTCTGATTGGACAAAGTGGTGGATGGATAACGACCGTAAGTATTGTCATAAGGATACGCAGGGAGCATACGGTGGTTATTACACACAGGAAGATATCAAGGATATCGTACGCTATGCAGCAGCGCGCCACATTGAGGTAATCCCAGAGATTGAGATGCCTGGTCATAGCGATGAGGTAGTTTATGCTTATCCGGAGATATCATGTACAGGCAAGCCTTACACGCAGTCAGACCTCTGTGTAGGTAAGGAGGCAACTTATACCTTCATGGAGAACGTCCTGAAAGAAGTCATGGCACTCTTCCCTTCTAAGTATATCCACATCGGAGGAGACGAGGCAGAGCGCCGTACATGGAAGACTTGTCCTGATTGTCAGAAGATGATGAAGGAGAATCACTTAAAGGATGTAGCCGAATTGCAGAGCCATTTCACCCATCGTATGGAAGAGTTCTTGAACCGTAACGGTCGTAAGCTCCTCGGTTGGGACGAGATTATGGAAGGAAAGTTAGCTCCTAACGCAGCTGTGATGTCATGGCGTGGAACAGAGGCTGGTATTGAGGCTGCAACAAGTAAGCACCATGTAGTGATGGCACCACAGCAGTTCTATTATCTGAATATGTATCAGGACAACCCGATGGAACAGCCAAAGGCACAGGGAGGTTATACACGTTTGGATAAGACTTACAACTATGAGCCAATCCCTGCAGCCTATAAGGGTAGTAATCTTGAGAAATATATGGATGGCGTTCAGGCTTGTGTATGGACCGAGTTCATCGCTGAGCCAAGCCATTTAGAGTATATGCTTTATCCTCGTCTGTTGGCTTTAGCAGAGACAGGTTGGACAAAGAAGCGCACAGGTTATGACAACTTCCGTAAGAGAGCGGTCGTAAATGTTGAGCGTTTGAAGCGTGCGGGCTACAATGCCTTTGACCTTTCAAAGGAGAAGGGTTCACGTATAGAAAGCCGTAGCATGACTCAGCATGAGGCATTGGGTAAGCCTGTCACCTACTTAGGACGCTATGCAGAGAAGTATCGTGCCGAAGGCGACAGTACGCTAACCAATGGTTTGCGTGGCGACTGGGGCTATCTTGAGGGCCGTTGGCAGGGCTTCATTGATAGTACTGGTGTGGATGTAGTAGTTGATATGGGTAAGGTTACGGACATACGTGACGTACGTGTTGACTTTATGCACCTCTATGAATCGGTTATCTATACGCCTGAAACAATCGAATTGATGGTGTCAGACGATGGTAAGGACTTCAAGACCATTGACATAGTACGTCCAGGTATTAAGGCTTCAGAGGACTACCTCGTTTATCCTTACAAGTGGAAGGGAGATGTCCAGGGCCGTTATGTGCGTGTGAAAGCACTCCCTCGTGAGAGAGGTGCATGGATCTTCACAGACGAAATCATCGTCAATCAGAAGTAA
- a CDS encoding phosphotransferase enzyme family protein, producing MTNFNDVVSQFRIEGTVESVTPIGNGLINETLRVKTVEANTPDYILQRINNAIFTDVDLLQHNIELVTDHIRHKLMEKGETDIERKCLRFVQAKDGKTYYKDADNLYWRVSVFIPNAVTKEEVNPESAFCCGETFGNFQNMLVDLKEPLGETIPDFHNMELRLRQLREAVSADKAGRVASVKDILAELERDADEMCLAERLYREGTLPKRICHCDTKVNNMMFDKDGKVLCVIDLDTVMPSFIFSDYGDFLRTGANHVAEDSDNYDAVGLKEDIFCSFTEGYLSTAGNFLTPVETSHLPYAVALFPYMQCVRFFTDYINGDVYYKTKYAEHNLVRSRNQLLLYCDVRRHDQMMADFVKKTLKQ from the coding sequence ATGACTAATTTTAATGATGTTGTATCACAGTTTCGTATTGAGGGAACTGTTGAAAGTGTAACTCCAATTGGTAATGGACTGATCAATGAAACGCTGCGTGTAAAAACTGTAGAGGCTAATACGCCTGATTATATCTTACAGCGTATTAACAACGCCATATTCACCGATGTAGATTTGTTACAGCATAATATCGAACTCGTAACTGACCATATTCGTCACAAGTTGATGGAGAAGGGTGAGACAGATATCGAGCGTAAGTGTCTGCGTTTCGTACAAGCTAAGGACGGTAAGACCTACTACAAGGATGCTGACAACCTCTACTGGCGTGTGAGTGTCTTCATTCCTAACGCTGTTACAAAAGAGGAAGTAAACCCAGAGAGCGCATTCTGCTGTGGTGAAACCTTCGGTAACTTCCAGAATATGTTGGTTGATTTGAAGGAACCATTGGGAGAAACCATCCCAGACTTCCATAATATGGAACTTCGTCTGCGCCAGTTGCGTGAGGCTGTTAGTGCTGATAAGGCTGGTCGAGTGGCTTCTGTGAAAGATATCCTTGCTGAGTTAGAGCGTGATGCTGACGAAATGTGTCTTGCTGAGCGCCTCTATCGTGAGGGAACACTGCCTAAGCGTATCTGTCACTGCGATACAAAGGTGAACAATATGATGTTCGATAAAGATGGTAAGGTGCTCTGTGTTATTGATCTCGATACCGTAATGCCAAGCTTTATCTTCTCTGATTATGGCGACTTCCTGCGCACTGGTGCTAACCATGTGGCTGAGGATAGCGATAACTACGATGCTGTTGGATTGAAAGAGGATATATTCTGTTCGTTCACAGAGGGTTATCTCAGTACTGCCGGCAATTTCCTTACACCAGTAGAGACCAGCCATCTGCCATACGCTGTGGCACTCTTCCCATATATGCAGTGTGTTCGTTTCTTTACTGATTACATCAACGGAGATGTATATTACAAGACAAAGTATGCTGAGCACAACCTCGTTCGCTCACGCAATCAGCTCTTGCTCTATTGTGACGTACGTCGTCATGACCAGATGATGGCTGACTTTGTGAAGAAAACATTGAAACAATGA
- a CDS encoding carbohydrate-binding family 9-like protein: MKQLKVKRLECQQVKAVDIPALFKDNSVSYNKIDTVDWAAEFPYCPQVEFAIAHKGDAILLHYRVEEDSVRAEAGTDLGPVWEDSCCEFFCSPDEEGGYYNLESNCIGTILLCNGQGRENRTHAPAAALEQIDRWASLGREPFEMREGRQAWELALVVPVSSYFRHTIENLSGKTIRANFYKCGDKTSQPHFLSWNPIALPSPDFHCPAFFGELKFQ; encoded by the coding sequence ATGAAACAATTAAAGGTAAAACGTTTGGAGTGTCAGCAGGTGAAAGCTGTTGACATTCCAGCCCTTTTCAAGGATAATAGCGTATCTTATAATAAGATTGATACAGTAGACTGGGCAGCAGAATTCCCTTATTGTCCACAGGTTGAGTTTGCTATTGCTCATAAAGGCGATGCCATTCTGTTGCATTATCGAGTTGAAGAAGACAGCGTGCGTGCTGAGGCTGGCACCGACTTAGGTCCAGTCTGGGAGGATTCATGTTGTGAGTTCTTCTGCAGTCCTGATGAAGAAGGAGGCTATTATAACCTTGAAAGCAACTGTATCGGTACGATATTGCTTTGCAATGGGCAGGGACGAGAGAATCGTACCCATGCCCCAGCAGCTGCCTTAGAGCAGATTGATCGTTGGGCATCTTTGGGTCGTGAGCCATTCGAGATGAGAGAGGGACGACAGGCATGGGAGCTTGCGCTCGTTGTTCCTGTTAGTTCTTATTTCCGCCATACAATAGAGAATCTCTCTGGAAAGACGATAAGAGCCAATTTCTATAAGTGTGGTGATAAGACATCGCAACCTCATTTCCTCTCCTGGAATCCCATTGCTTTGCCTTCTCCCGACTTCCATTGTCCTGCTTTCTTTGGTGAGTTGAAGTTTCAGTAA
- a CDS encoding GH92 family glycosyl hydrolase — protein MRKRFLTLMAFAATSLFAFAQDYTQYVDPFIGTGGHGHVFLGANVPFGNIQAGPTQKKQGWDWCSGYHYSDSTVIGFGQMHLSGTGIGDLGDVSLLPTINPAQREVKFSHRAEHVTPGYYSVMLASGIRVELTATQRVAFHRYAFPADAAKGYVILNLSQGIGWDKMTSCSFKQESAKVVSGYRMSQGWAKDQRVYFVAEFSQPVKLESNERDTIGVFTFDNAEQPLLVKVGISAVSVENARLNMQKELPGWDFRNAVAQAKDEWNRELSKIAIKTQDERARKIFYTALYHSMIAPSVFNDVNGEYRGADGKTHKGDFTDYTTFSLWDTYRAAHPLMTIIHPEKQRDIAETMLSIYKQQGKLPVWHLVGNETDCMIGNPGVPVLVDIALKGYDVDKNAVFEAAKASAMLDERGMGLLKKYGYIPCDLDPEHETVAKGLEYALADACIAKLAKELGKTADYKYFSKRSQSYRDFYFDKKTKFMRGVTSDRKFREPFDPFSTVHRQDDYAEGNAWQYVWLVPHDVHGLVSAFGGEKPFVSKLDSLFIVSGDMGAEASPDITGLIGQYAHGNEPSHHILYMYNYVGQPWKAADKIRYVLKNLYHDDFDGLSGNEDVGQMSAWYILSALGMYQVEPAGGKYIFGTPLFDEATVNVGDGKTFRIVAHNNSDKNIYIQSAKLNGKPYTRSYIDFKDIKRGGTLEFVMGSKPSQFGVKPADRP, from the coding sequence ATGAGAAAAAGGTTCTTAACTTTAATGGCGTTTGCTGCAACCAGTCTTTTCGCTTTTGCACAGGACTATACGCAGTATGTAGATCCATTCATCGGAACAGGCGGACACGGACATGTGTTCCTTGGAGCTAATGTTCCATTCGGTAACATTCAGGCTGGTCCTACACAGAAGAAGCAGGGTTGGGACTGGTGTTCTGGTTATCATTACAGCGACTCAACGGTCATCGGCTTTGGACAGATGCACCTTAGTGGTACGGGTATTGGTGACTTGGGTGATGTATCACTCCTTCCTACTATCAATCCAGCACAGCGTGAGGTGAAGTTCTCACATCGTGCCGAGCATGTAACCCCTGGTTACTACTCTGTAATGTTGGCTTCTGGTATTCGTGTAGAGTTGACTGCCACCCAGCGTGTAGCCTTCCATCGTTACGCTTTCCCTGCTGATGCAGCGAAGGGTTACGTTATTTTGAACCTTTCACAGGGTATCGGTTGGGACAAGATGACTTCTTGCAGCTTCAAGCAGGAGTCGGCTAAGGTTGTTAGCGGTTACCGTATGTCACAAGGATGGGCTAAGGACCAGCGCGTTTACTTCGTGGCAGAGTTCTCACAGCCTGTTAAGTTGGAGTCAAACGAGCGTGATACGATCGGTGTCTTTACTTTTGACAATGCTGAGCAGCCACTTCTCGTGAAGGTAGGTATCTCTGCAGTGAGTGTTGAGAACGCTCGATTGAATATGCAGAAGGAACTTCCGGGTTGGGATTTCCGCAATGCTGTTGCTCAGGCAAAGGACGAGTGGAATCGTGAGTTGAGTAAGATTGCTATCAAGACACAGGACGAGCGTGCAAGAAAGATATTCTATACAGCACTGTATCATTCGATGATTGCACCTTCTGTCTTCAATGATGTAAACGGCGAATACCGTGGTGCAGACGGTAAGACACATAAGGGTGACTTCACTGATTACACCACCTTCTCACTATGGGATACCTATCGTGCAGCACATCCATTGATGACTATCATTCATCCAGAGAAGCAGCGCGACATTGCTGAGACAATGCTTAGCATCTATAAGCAGCAGGGCAAGTTGCCAGTATGGCATCTTGTGGGCAATGAAACCGACTGTATGATTGGTAATCCGGGTGTTCCTGTGCTTGTTGATATTGCACTGAAAGGCTATGATGTAGATAAGAATGCAGTCTTTGAGGCTGCTAAGGCGTCTGCTATGCTTGATGAACGTGGCATGGGACTGTTGAAGAAGTATGGTTATATTCCTTGTGATCTCGACCCAGAGCATGAGACAGTAGCAAAGGGATTGGAGTATGCTTTGGCTGATGCATGTATTGCAAAACTCGCCAAGGAATTGGGTAAGACAGCTGATTATAAGTACTTCTCAAAGCGCAGTCAGTCGTATCGTGACTTCTACTTCGATAAGAAAACAAAGTTTATGCGTGGTGTAACATCTGATCGTAAGTTCCGTGAACCATTCGATCCATTCAGTACTGTACACCGCCAGGACGACTATGCTGAGGGTAATGCTTGGCAGTATGTATGGTTGGTTCCACACGATGTGCATGGTCTTGTATCTGCTTTCGGTGGTGAGAAACCATTTGTTTCAAAACTCGACTCTCTCTTCATCGTTAGTGGTGACATGGGAGCAGAGGCTTCACCAGACATCACTGGTCTGATTGGTCAGTACGCTCATGGTAATGAGCCAAGCCATCATATCCTTTATATGTACAACTATGTGGGTCAGCCTTGGAAGGCAGCGGACAAGATTCGCTATGTACTCAAGAACTTATACCACGACGACTTCGATGGATTGAGTGGTAACGAGGATGTGGGTCAGATGTCTGCATGGTACATTCTCTCCGCTCTTGGCATGTATCAGGTTGAGCCTGCAGGTGGTAAGTATATCTTCGGTACACCGCTCTTCGATGAGGCTACGGTGAACGTTGGAGATGGTAAGACCTTCCGCATTGTGGCACATAACAACAGCGATAAGAATATTTATATTCAGAGTGCTAAGTTGAATGGTAAGCCTTATACCCGTTCTTACATCGACTTCAAGGACATCAAACGTGGTGGAACACTTGAGTTTGTGATGGGTAGCAAGCCTTCTCAGTTCGGTGTTAAGCCTGCTGACAGACCCTAA